A single region of the Plantactinospora soyae genome encodes:
- a CDS encoding roadblock/LC7 domain-containing protein: MDTDAALLAELHRLRRAVPDVSGALLAAVDGLLVASDLPGADPHHIAALSAASVGIGDRFTQSVGHGPLREFVVRGAEGWVVSYPAGDDAILTVVVAPGTDLDRLHTEARPVAHRLGALWVAIRQPTVATAIPPTTDPDAPLATRTPMAALPAGFWSESGGWRSPGRP; this comes from the coding sequence GTGGATACTGATGCCGCCCTGCTGGCCGAACTGCACCGGCTGCGGCGAGCGGTGCCGGACGTATCGGGCGCCCTGCTGGCCGCGGTCGACGGGCTGCTGGTCGCCAGCGACCTGCCGGGCGCCGATCCACATCACATCGCCGCGCTCTCCGCGGCGAGCGTCGGCATCGGCGACCGCTTCACCCAGTCCGTCGGACACGGCCCGTTGCGGGAGTTCGTCGTCCGGGGCGCCGAGGGCTGGGTGGTCAGCTATCCGGCCGGCGACGACGCGATCCTGACCGTGGTGGTGGCCCCGGGCACCGACCTGGACCGGCTGCACACCGAGGCCCGGCCGGTCGCCCACCGGCTCGGCGCCCTCTGGGTCGCGATCCGGCAGCCGACGGTGGCCACCGCGATTCCGCCGACCACCGATCCGGACGCGCCGCTGGCCACCCGTACGCCGATGGCCGCCCTGCCGGCCGGGTTCTGGTCGGAGTCGGGCGGATGGCGGTCCCCCGGCCGCCCGTGA
- the ppdK gene encoding pyruvate, phosphate dikinase, which produces MASQQTSDHKYVYDFTEGNKDLKDLLGGKGANLAEMTNLGLPVPPGFTISTEACKAYLSTGAQPDGLAEEIGAHLSALEDAMGKRLGEPADPLLVSVRSGAKFSMPGMMETVLNVGLNDASVEGLAAQAGGNDRFAWDSYRRLIQMFGKTVCDVPGEEFEHALERAKQAKGTTDDLDLDADDLRALVDAYKTIFTKHTGREFPQAPREQLELAINAVFGSWNADRAVLYRRQERIPTDLGTAVNVVAMVFGNLGGDSGTGVAFTRDPASGAQGIYGDYLANAQGEDVVAGIRNTVPLQQLEELNKPAYDELVAIMARLEEHYRDLCDIEFTIERGKLWMLQTRVGKRTAAAAFVIAAQLVDEGLIDLDEALHRVNGAQLAQLMFPRFKLGPDLTPLAQGIGASPGAAVGKVVFEGKRAVELADAGEDVILVRRETNPDDLPGMIASQGILTSRGGKTSHAAVVARGMGKTCVCGADALDVDVRERRFTVHGQTIREGDVVSIDGTTGRIYLGEVPVWPSEVVRYFEGSVGPDESEDALVAAVHRIMTHADGQRRLRVRTNADTGPDAARARRFGAEGIGLCRTEHMFLGDRRELVERLILARSDDERKAALADLLPLQRADFVEIFREMDGLPVTVRLIDPPLHEFLPSLEELAVHVAVAQERGEPAAKDEAMLDAVRRMHEQNPMLGLRGVRLGLVIPGLFAMQVRAIVEAAVECARDGGDPQPEIMVPLVGAVQELETVRTEAEKIIAEVTRDQAVEVLIGTMIEVPRAALTSGQIAEAAEFFSFGTNDLTQMAWGFSRDDVEGAFFWRYLELGIFGISPFESIDRDGVGRLVRIAAEEGRAARPGLKLGVCGEHGGDPDSVHFFHEVGLDYVSCSPFRVPVARLEAGRAVIETTGSDSR; this is translated from the coding sequence GTGGCATCGCAGCAGACGTCGGATCACAAGTACGTCTACGACTTCACCGAGGGCAACAAGGACCTGAAGGACCTGCTCGGCGGCAAGGGCGCGAACCTGGCCGAGATGACCAACCTGGGGCTGCCCGTACCCCCCGGATTCACCATCAGCACCGAGGCGTGCAAGGCGTACCTGAGCACCGGGGCGCAGCCGGACGGCCTGGCCGAGGAGATCGGCGCGCACCTGTCCGCACTGGAGGACGCGATGGGCAAGCGCCTCGGCGAGCCGGCCGATCCGCTGCTGGTCTCGGTCCGCTCCGGTGCCAAGTTCTCCATGCCGGGCATGATGGAGACGGTGCTGAACGTCGGGCTCAACGACGCGAGTGTCGAGGGGCTCGCCGCCCAGGCCGGTGGCAACGACCGGTTCGCCTGGGACTCGTACCGCCGGCTGATCCAGATGTTCGGCAAGACGGTCTGCGACGTACCGGGCGAGGAGTTCGAGCACGCGCTCGAGCGCGCCAAGCAGGCCAAGGGGACGACCGACGACCTGGACCTCGACGCGGACGACCTGCGGGCGCTGGTCGACGCGTACAAGACGATTTTCACCAAGCACACCGGCCGGGAGTTTCCGCAGGCGCCCCGGGAACAGCTCGAACTCGCCATCAACGCGGTCTTCGGGTCCTGGAACGCCGACCGGGCCGTGCTCTACCGCCGGCAGGAACGGATTCCGACCGACCTCGGCACGGCGGTCAACGTCGTCGCGATGGTCTTCGGCAACCTCGGCGGGGACTCCGGTACCGGGGTCGCCTTCACCCGCGACCCGGCCAGCGGCGCGCAGGGCATCTACGGCGACTACCTGGCCAACGCCCAGGGCGAGGACGTGGTGGCCGGGATCCGCAACACCGTCCCGCTGCAACAACTCGAAGAGCTGAACAAGCCGGCGTACGACGAACTGGTGGCCATCATGGCCCGGCTGGAGGAGCACTACCGGGACCTGTGCGACATCGAGTTCACCATCGAGCGCGGCAAACTGTGGATGTTGCAGACCCGGGTCGGCAAGCGGACCGCCGCCGCCGCGTTCGTGATCGCCGCCCAACTGGTCGACGAGGGACTGATCGACCTGGACGAGGCGCTGCACCGGGTGAACGGCGCGCAGCTCGCCCAACTGATGTTCCCCCGGTTCAAGCTCGGCCCCGACCTGACGCCGCTCGCCCAGGGCATCGGCGCCTCGCCGGGTGCGGCGGTCGGCAAGGTGGTCTTCGAGGGGAAGCGGGCGGTCGAGCTGGCCGACGCCGGTGAGGACGTCATCCTGGTCCGCCGGGAGACCAACCCGGACGACCTGCCCGGCATGATCGCCTCGCAGGGCATCCTCACCTCGCGGGGTGGCAAGACCAGCCACGCAGCGGTGGTGGCCCGGGGGATGGGCAAGACCTGTGTCTGCGGCGCCGACGCGCTGGACGTCGACGTCCGCGAGCGGCGGTTCACCGTCCACGGCCAGACCATCCGCGAGGGCGACGTGGTCTCGATCGACGGCACGACCGGCAGGATCTACCTCGGCGAGGTGCCGGTGTGGCCGTCCGAGGTGGTCCGGTACTTCGAGGGCAGCGTCGGGCCGGACGAGTCGGAGGACGCGCTGGTGGCCGCCGTACACCGGATCATGACGCACGCGGACGGACAGCGGCGGCTGCGGGTCCGGACGAACGCCGACACCGGTCCGGACGCCGCGCGGGCCCGGCGGTTCGGTGCCGAGGGAATCGGGCTGTGCCGGACCGAGCACATGTTCCTCGGCGACCGGCGTGAGCTGGTCGAGCGGCTGATCCTGGCCCGGTCGGACGACGAACGGAAGGCCGCGCTGGCCGACCTGCTGCCGTTGCAGCGGGCGGACTTCGTGGAGATCTTCCGGGAGATGGACGGGCTGCCGGTCACGGTACGGCTGATCGACCCGCCGCTGCACGAGTTCCTGCCCTCGCTCGAGGAGTTGGCGGTGCACGTCGCGGTCGCCCAGGAGCGCGGTGAGCCGGCGGCCAAGGACGAGGCCATGCTGGACGCGGTACGCCGGATGCACGAGCAGAACCCGATGCTGGGCCTGCGCGGGGTCCGGCTGGGGCTGGTCATCCCCGGCCTGTTCGCCATGCAGGTGCGGGCGATCGTCGAGGCGGCGGTGGAGTGCGCCCGGGACGGCGGCGATCCCCAGCCGGAGATCATGGTGCCGCTGGTCGGCGCGGTGCAGGAACTGGAGACGGTACGCACCGAAGCCGAGAAGATCATTGCCGAGGTGACCCGGGATCAGGCCGTCGAGGTGCTGATCGGCACGATGATCGAGGTACCCCGGGCCGCGCTGACCTCCGGTCAGATCGCCGAGGCGGCCGAGTTCTTCTCCTTCGGCACCAACGACCTGACCCAGATGGCCTGGGGCTTCTCCCGGGACGACGTGGAGGGTGCCTTCTTCTGGCGCTACCTGGAGTTGGGCATCTTCGGCATCTCGCCGTTCGAGTCGATCGACCGCGACGGGGTCGGCCGGCTGGTCCGGATCGCCGCCGAGGAGGGCCGGGCGGCCCGCCCCGGGCTCAAGCTCGGAGTCTGCGGCGAGCACGGCGGTGACCCCGACTCGGTGCACTTCTTCCACGAGGTCGGGTTGGACTACGTCTCCTGCTCGCCGTTCCGGGTTCCGGTGGCCCGGCTGGAGGCCGGCCGGGCGGTTATCGAGACGACCGGCTCCGACAGCCGCTGA
- a CDS encoding beta-N-acetylhexosaminidase, with protein MRNATFQPRSARASTGGDTPPQLTDVLPAPVRVEPATGVEFILTPGTTIRTTAGPAAAAVGRYLADLLRRPTGYPLPIVPAGPADAPGGISLLLTGTDHGPAGERRARNGSPAEGYRLDVGATGVVVRARTAAGLFYGVQTLRQLLPPKIEAGRRQPGPWAIPGGVIEDHPRFGYRGAMLDVARHFFAVPDVLRFIDHLARYKLNHLHLHLTDDQGWRIAVDSWPRLTSVGGSTEVDGGPGGYYRREEYAEIVAYAAARHITVVPEIDLPGHTNAALNAYGELAPDGEAPPEYTGTDVGFSAVDVDNERTYQFVDDVLGEVAALTPGPYLHVGGDEAFTLGSADYTRFMDRVQRIVTGHGKRVLGWHQLAVAEHSPGRVIQYWGTSTEDPVVTAAVRGGAKLVLSPGNRTYLDMKYTDATPLGKDWAGLVEVRAAYDWDPGSYLTGVPAGAVLGVEAPLWTETIRTVSDVEFMTFPRLPAIAELGWSPASTHDWADFRVRLAGQGARWSTAGITFHRSPEVPWAGAPVVPEPRPAVAATTVPATPPADAPPATTPDSPPGDDQPLAIT; from the coding sequence GTGCGAAATGCCACGTTCCAGCCCCGGTCCGCCCGCGCCTCCACCGGCGGCGACACCCCACCCCAACTCACCGACGTGCTGCCCGCCCCGGTACGGGTCGAGCCGGCCACCGGCGTCGAGTTCATCCTGACCCCCGGCACGACGATCCGGACCACGGCCGGTCCGGCCGCCGCCGCCGTCGGCCGCTACCTGGCCGACCTGCTGCGCCGCCCCACCGGCTATCCGCTGCCGATCGTTCCTGCCGGCCCGGCCGACGCACCGGGCGGAATCTCCCTCCTGTTGACCGGGACCGACCACGGGCCGGCCGGAGAGCGGCGAGCCCGGAACGGATCGCCGGCCGAGGGCTACCGGCTGGACGTCGGCGCCACCGGCGTGGTGGTCCGGGCGCGCACCGCCGCCGGGCTCTTCTACGGCGTACAGACGCTGCGTCAGCTGCTGCCCCCGAAGATCGAGGCCGGGCGGCGCCAACCCGGACCGTGGGCGATTCCCGGCGGCGTGATCGAGGACCACCCCCGGTTCGGCTACCGGGGCGCGATGCTCGACGTGGCCCGGCACTTCTTCGCCGTACCGGACGTGCTGCGGTTCATCGACCACCTGGCCCGGTACAAGCTCAACCACCTGCACCTGCACCTCACCGACGACCAGGGCTGGCGGATCGCGGTGGACTCCTGGCCCCGGCTGACCAGCGTCGGCGGCAGCACCGAGGTGGACGGCGGTCCCGGCGGCTACTACCGCCGCGAGGAGTACGCCGAGATCGTCGCGTACGCCGCCGCCCGGCACATCACCGTCGTACCCGAGATCGACCTGCCCGGACACACCAACGCGGCACTGAACGCGTACGGCGAACTCGCCCCGGACGGCGAGGCGCCACCGGAGTACACCGGCACCGACGTGGGATTCAGCGCGGTGGACGTCGACAACGAGCGGACGTACCAGTTCGTCGACGACGTACTCGGCGAGGTGGCCGCGCTGACCCCCGGCCCGTACCTGCACGTCGGCGGGGACGAGGCGTTCACCCTGGGCTCGGCCGACTACACGCGCTTCATGGACCGGGTCCAGCGGATCGTCACCGGGCACGGCAAGCGCGTCCTGGGCTGGCACCAGCTCGCGGTGGCCGAGCACAGCCCCGGACGGGTCATCCAGTACTGGGGCACGTCGACCGAGGACCCGGTGGTCACCGCCGCCGTGCGGGGCGGCGCGAAACTCGTGCTCTCCCCTGGCAACCGGACCTACCTCGACATGAAGTACACCGACGCGACCCCGCTCGGCAAGGACTGGGCCGGACTGGTCGAGGTCCGGGCCGCGTACGACTGGGATCCCGGCAGCTATCTGACCGGGGTACCCGCCGGGGCGGTCCTGGGCGTCGAGGCGCCACTGTGGACGGAGACGATCCGGACGGTCAGCGACGTCGAGTTCATGACGTTTCCCCGGCTGCCGGCCATCGCCGAACTCGGCTGGTCACCTGCGTCGACCCACGACTGGGCGGACTTCCGGGTCAGGCTGGCCGGCCAGGGCGCCCGGTGGAGCACGGCGGGGATCACCTTCCACCGCTCGCCCGAGGTGCCGTGGGCGGGGGCGCCGGTCGTACCCGAGCCCCGGCCCGCCGTCGCGGCGACGACCGTCCCCGCTACGCCGCCGGCCGACGCACCGCCGGCCACCACACCGGACAGCCCACCCGGCGACGACCAGCCGCTCGCCATCACCTGA
- the dusB gene encoding tRNA dihydrouridine synthase DusB — translation MGEQLRRGPSSTENDKKGPFLAGSHEVWPPVVLAPMAGITNVAFRRLCREQGGGLYVCEMVTTRALVERNPKTLRMIAFDGDERPRSLQLYGTDPAVTAAAVRMVVEENLADHIDLNFGCPVPKVTRKGGGAALPWRRRLFARLVRAAVQAAAPAGVPVTVKMRKGIDDDHLTYVEAGLAAQDAGAAVVALHGRTAAQRYSGTADWDAIGTLKQALDVPVLGNGDIWEADDALRMVAHTGVDGVVVGRGCLGRPWLFADLAAAFDGRDVRKLPALGEVAVTMRRHAELLVEWFAGGDRPDTAERDGCVDFRKHVAWYLKGFPVGGELRRALAMVSGLTELDDLLGKLDPAEPFPVETLGQPRGRTNSPGKVHLPEGWLADRDSDEVPAGAELADSGG, via the coding sequence ATGGGTGAGCAGTTAAGAAGGGGCCCTTCTTCTACTGAAAACGATAAGAAGGGGCCCTTCCTTGCGGGCTCGCACGAGGTGTGGCCGCCGGTGGTGCTGGCGCCGATGGCGGGGATAACGAATGTCGCGTTTCGGCGTCTTTGTCGTGAACAGGGTGGCGGGCTCTACGTCTGCGAGATGGTGACGACGCGGGCGCTGGTGGAGCGGAATCCGAAGACGCTGCGGATGATCGCGTTCGACGGCGACGAGCGGCCGCGCAGCCTCCAGCTCTACGGGACCGATCCGGCGGTGACGGCGGCGGCGGTGCGGATGGTGGTCGAGGAGAACCTGGCCGATCACATCGACCTGAACTTCGGCTGCCCGGTGCCGAAGGTCACCCGCAAGGGCGGTGGGGCGGCGTTGCCGTGGCGCCGCCGGCTGTTCGCCCGGCTCGTCCGGGCGGCGGTGCAGGCGGCCGCGCCGGCCGGGGTGCCGGTGACGGTGAAGATGCGCAAGGGCATCGACGACGACCATCTGACGTACGTCGAGGCCGGGCTCGCCGCGCAGGACGCCGGTGCGGCGGTGGTGGCCCTGCACGGGCGTACGGCCGCGCAGCGGTACTCCGGCACCGCGGACTGGGACGCCATCGGCACGCTGAAGCAGGCGCTCGACGTACCGGTGCTGGGCAACGGGGACATCTGGGAGGCAGACGACGCGCTCCGGATGGTGGCGCACACCGGGGTCGACGGCGTCGTCGTCGGCCGTGGCTGCCTGGGCCGGCCGTGGCTCTTCGCGGATCTGGCGGCGGCCTTCGACGGCCGGGACGTACGCAAGTTGCCGGCCCTCGGCGAGGTCGCGGTGACGATGCGCCGGCACGCCGAGCTGCTGGTCGAATGGTTCGCCGGAGGGGACCGGCCGGACACCGCCGAGCGGGACGGATGTGTGGACTTCCGTAAGCACGTGGCCTGGTACCTGAAGGGCTTCCCGGTCGGCGGTGAGCTGCGCCGGGCGCTGGCGATGGTGAGCGGTCTGACCGAACTGGACGATCTGCTGGGCAAGCTCGATCCGGCCGAGCCGTTTCCGGTCGAGACGCTCGGCCAGCCCCGGGGGCGGACGAACTCGCCCGGCAAGGTCCACCTGCCGGAGGGCTGGCTGGCGGACCGGGACAGCGACGAGGTGCCGGCCGGCGCCGAACTGGCCGACTCCGGCGGCTGA
- a CDS encoding type IV toxin-antitoxin system AbiEi family antitoxin domain-containing protein, giving the protein MTTASQDHDPEPDIEELAARQQQIVTRRQLHGAGIDDMHMYRQTRRGRWQRVLPATYALVSGTLTDEQQRIAAALYVGRSAQITGLAALHWYGFRYSPKADRMRLLVPHTARRASAGHVVVCRALSLDEYARDGGLYRICSPARAVVDACRELRDLRTVRSVMAEAIQRDFTDLPTLDGEVVRAGRSRTALVRQAFREVLHGVRSSPEAELRVCLAASRELLEIVWNPRLLGPDGSRLPTPDGYLADAAIALEVDSQEFHLAPADWRRTMDRHNELSRYGVLVLHFPPSQIRREPERVRHLVEDAYRSRRGYGATCQVLVGGPSSTENDKKGPFLAPPQQPGRRSIR; this is encoded by the coding sequence ATGACCACAGCGAGCCAAGACCATGATCCAGAACCGGACATCGAGGAACTTGCCGCCCGTCAACAGCAGATCGTGACCCGGCGCCAGCTACACGGCGCCGGCATCGACGACATGCACATGTACCGCCAGACCCGGCGCGGTCGGTGGCAACGCGTCCTGCCGGCGACGTACGCGCTCGTGAGCGGCACGCTCACCGACGAGCAGCAACGCATCGCCGCCGCACTCTACGTGGGTCGGAGCGCGCAGATCACCGGCCTGGCGGCCCTGCACTGGTACGGATTCCGCTACTCGCCGAAGGCGGACCGGATGCGCCTGCTCGTTCCGCACACAGCGCGCCGCGCCTCGGCCGGGCATGTGGTGGTGTGCCGTGCTCTCAGCCTGGACGAGTACGCCCGCGACGGCGGTCTGTACCGGATCTGTTCACCCGCACGCGCGGTCGTCGACGCCTGCCGGGAACTGCGCGATCTCCGTACCGTGCGGTCGGTCATGGCCGAGGCGATCCAGCGCGACTTCACCGATCTACCGACCCTCGACGGGGAGGTGGTTCGCGCGGGCCGCAGCCGTACGGCGCTGGTCAGGCAGGCGTTCAGAGAGGTCCTGCACGGCGTACGGTCGTCGCCGGAGGCGGAGCTGCGGGTGTGCCTCGCCGCGAGCCGCGAGCTTCTCGAGATCGTCTGGAATCCCCGGTTGCTCGGCCCGGACGGCTCCCGCCTGCCCACCCCGGACGGCTACCTCGCGGACGCCGCGATCGCGCTCGAGGTCGACTCGCAGGAGTTCCACCTGGCCCCGGCCGACTGGCGTCGCACGATGGACCGGCACAACGAACTGAGCCGGTACGGAGTGCTGGTCCTGCACTTTCCGCCGAGTCAGATCCGGCGGGAACCGGAGCGCGTCCGTCACCTGGTGGAGGACGCGTACCGGTCCCGCCGGGGGTACGGCGCCACGTGCCAGGTGTTAGTAGGGGGCCCTTCTTCTACAGAAAACGATAAGAAGGGGCCCTTCCTTGCACCACCTCAGCAGCCGGGGAGGCGCTCGATCAGGTAG
- a CDS encoding glycine--tRNA ligase, with amino-acid sequence MPADRIDAVVSLAKRRGFVFPSSEIYGGTRSAWDYGPLGVELKENVRRQWWRTMVQQRDDIVGLDSAVILSRDVWAASGHLDAFVDPLTECQSCHKRFRADHLEEAYAEKHGQPPASLAELNCPNCGNKGTFTEPKMFNGLMKTYLGPVESEEGLHYLRPETAQGIFVNYNNVAASARKKPPFGIAQTGKSFRNEITPGNFIFRTREFEQMEMEFFVEPGSDEEWHEYWLRERWNWYLDLGLSEENLRFYEHPKEKLSHYSKRTVDIEYRFRFGGTEFSELEGIANRTDFDLSTHSKHSGVDLSYFDQEKQERWVPYVIEPAAGLTRAVLAFLLESYDEDEAPNTKGGVDKRTVLRLDPRLAPVKVAVLPLSRNPALSPKARDLSTALRKRWAVEFDDSQAIGRRYRRQDEIGTPFCVTVDFDTLDDDAVTVRNRDTMAQERVSLSQVESYLIERLPGC; translated from the coding sequence ATGCCAGCCGACCGTATCGACGCCGTCGTCAGTCTCGCGAAGCGTCGAGGCTTCGTCTTCCCGTCCAGCGAGATCTACGGGGGCACCCGGTCGGCCTGGGACTACGGTCCGCTCGGCGTGGAGCTGAAGGAGAACGTCCGGCGCCAGTGGTGGCGGACCATGGTGCAGCAGCGCGACGACATCGTCGGCCTGGACTCGGCGGTCATCCTCTCCCGGGACGTCTGGGCCGCCTCCGGCCACCTCGACGCGTTCGTCGACCCGCTGACCGAGTGCCAGTCCTGCCACAAGCGGTTCCGGGCCGACCACCTCGAAGAGGCGTACGCGGAGAAGCACGGCCAGCCGCCGGCCTCGCTGGCCGAGCTGAACTGCCCGAACTGCGGCAACAAGGGCACTTTCACCGAGCCGAAGATGTTCAACGGCCTGATGAAGACCTACCTCGGTCCGGTGGAGAGCGAGGAGGGCCTGCACTACCTCCGGCCGGAGACCGCACAGGGCATCTTCGTCAACTACAACAACGTCGCCGCCTCGGCCCGGAAGAAGCCGCCGTTCGGCATCGCCCAGACCGGCAAGTCGTTCCGCAACGAGATCACCCCGGGCAACTTCATCTTCCGTACCCGGGAGTTCGAGCAGATGGAGATGGAGTTCTTCGTCGAGCCCGGCAGCGACGAGGAATGGCACGAGTACTGGCTGCGGGAGCGTTGGAACTGGTACCTCGACCTCGGCCTGTCCGAGGAGAACCTCCGGTTCTACGAGCACCCGAAGGAGAAGCTCTCGCACTACTCGAAGCGGACCGTGGACATCGAGTACCGCTTCCGGTTCGGTGGCACCGAGTTCTCCGAGCTGGAGGGCATCGCGAACCGTACCGACTTCGACCTCTCCACGCACAGCAAGCACTCCGGCGTCGACCTGTCGTACTTCGACCAGGAGAAGCAGGAGCGCTGGGTGCCGTACGTCATCGAGCCGGCCGCCGGCCTGACCCGGGCGGTGCTCGCCTTCCTGCTGGAGTCGTACGACGAGGACGAGGCGCCGAACACCAAGGGCGGGGTGGACAAGCGCACCGTGCTGCGCCTCGACCCGCGCCTGGCGCCGGTGAAGGTGGCGGTCCTCCCACTGTCCCGCAACCCCGCCCTCTCCCCGAAGGCGAGGGACCTGTCCACCGCCCTCCGCAAGCGCTGGGCGGTCGAGTTCGACGACTCCCAGGCGATCGGCCGCCGCTACCGCCGCCAGGACGAGATCGGCACCCCGTTCTGCGTGACGGTCGACTTCGACACCTTGGACGACGACGCGGTCACGGTCCGGAACCGGGACACCATGGCCCAGGAGCGGGTCTCCCTCTCCCAGGTCGAGTCCTACCTGATCGAGCGCCTCCCCGGCTGCTGA
- a CDS encoding antibiotic biosynthesis monooxygenase family protein, which produces MLVTNRFVVAEDAAPAFTERAHAALAALAARPGYRRGQLLRALDDPNHWCLITEWESVGTYRRALGAFDVKIHATPLLAESLDEPSAYEALASAEPDGRVEVTPSDRAADSGR; this is translated from the coding sequence GTGCTCGTCACGAACCGGTTCGTGGTCGCGGAGGACGCCGCCCCGGCCTTTACCGAGCGGGCCCACGCCGCGCTCGCCGCGCTCGCCGCCCGACCTGGTTACCGTCGTGGTCAACTGCTCCGGGCCCTCGACGACCCGAACCACTGGTGCCTGATCACGGAGTGGGAGTCGGTCGGCACCTACCGCCGGGCTCTGGGCGCCTTCGACGTCAAGATCCACGCCACCCCGCTGCTCGCCGAGTCGCTCGACGAGCCCTCCGCGTACGAGGCACTCGCCAGCGCCGAACCGGACGGCCGGGTCGAAGTCACGCCGAGCGACCGGGCCGCTGACTCCGGCCGGTGA
- a CDS encoding DUF6703 family protein has translation MPPPIVGRPAVRGVAPDSSPAGESISRRVCGMQRTQSVLLVRLARANPTSVFLGVLVLVLVALFAPGIIGGALLLALAVGLAALLMTTWPVQTPATRTIRLVVLALLSIAALTKIL, from the coding sequence GTGCCTCCTCCAATCGTCGGTCGGCCAGCGGTTCGGGGTGTCGCGCCCGACAGCTCACCGGCCGGAGAATCGATATCTCGTAGAGTCTGTGGGATGCAGCGTACGCAGAGTGTTCTGCTGGTCCGCCTGGCCCGGGCCAATCCGACGTCGGTCTTCCTCGGCGTCCTGGTGCTGGTCCTGGTCGCCCTCTTCGCGCCGGGGATCATCGGTGGGGCACTGCTGCTGGCTCTCGCCGTCGGCCTGGCCGCCCTGCTGATGACCACCTGGCCGGTGCAGACCCCCGCCACCCGGACGATCCGACTGGTGGTCCTGGCCCTGCTGTCCATCGCCGCGCTGACCAAGATCCTCTGA